One genomic segment of Labeo rohita strain BAU-BD-2019 chromosome 14, IGBB_LRoh.1.0, whole genome shotgun sequence includes these proteins:
- the gpc2 gene encoding glypican-2: protein MLNSVLLKMMKVLVYLIALWGAAGGARSCGESRRVYGEKHELNTAPHTHISGEHLRLCPRDYTCCSSVMEDTLARQSEADFLSSVQDTSQFLLTTFTQRHRKFDEFFRELMDVAEKSMNQMFTQTYGHLYTQNAHIFRQLFADLRRYYTGGRVSLAEVLSDFWAGLVERVFALVNPQYQFTEDYLECVSKHAEQLQPFGDVPHKLHIQVSRALTAARSLVQSLAAGRDIVNKATKLTVGSECVRALMRQWFCPLCRGLPSLKPCHSLCLNVMKGCLANQADLDSEWNNFIDSLMVVVEKLGGPFHFELAADSIAVKVSEGIMYMQENSITISAKVFQGCGIPRPTPARNKRSPRERDGKKAFRTYSAEEKPTTASGTNLDRLVEELQERLRPMRGFWVALPHTICNDERKAADVTNEDRCWNGQTRGRYLPSVTADGLVNQINNPEMEVDVARPDVKTRQLIMELRVAVNRLRHAQNGRDADLIDSDVEGGSGSAVGAEAGERFSDDWPAYGSFSPPRNTVPVDEPPRPRDGPRPRDRPRPWDTSNNKRNRLNGRTRSDAGRLSPVLLPFLFLTVCFSLSLSHSL, encoded by the exons GTGAGCACCTGCGTCTGTGTCCTCGTGATTACACCTGCTGTTCCAGTGTGATGGAGGACACGCTCGCGCGCCAGAGCGAGGCTGATTTCCTATCTTCGGTCCAGGACACCAGCCAGTTCCTGCTCACCACCTTCACCCAGAGACACCGCAAGTTTGATG AGTTTTTCCGGGAGCTGATGGATGTGGCAGAGAAGTCGATGAATCAGATGTTCACACAGACGTATGGTCATCTGTACACGCAAAACGCTCACATCTTCCGGCAGCTGTTCGCAGATCTGCGGCGCTACTACACGG GGGGCAGAGTGAGTTTGGCCGAGGTGCTCTCTGATTTCTGGGCAGGACTAGTCGAGCGAGTGTTTGCTCTGGTTAACCCTCAGTATCAGTTCACCGAGGACTATCTGGAGTGTGTCAGCAAACACGCCGAACAGCTTCAGCCATTTGGAGACGTGCCACATAAACTGCACATTCAG GTGTCGCGAGCGTTAACTGCGGCGCGGTCGTTGGTTCAGAGTTTGGCTGCAGGAAGAGACATAGTGAACAAAGCGACAAAG ctGACCGTAGGATCCGAGTGTGTTCGGGCGTTAATGCGGCAGTGGTTTTGTCCGCTGTGTCGTGGACTTCCTTCCCTCAAGCCCTGTCATTCGCTGTGCCTGAACGTCATGAAGGGCTGCCTGGCCAATCAGGCCGACTTAGACTCTGAATGGAACAATTTCATTG ACTCTCTGATGGTGGTGGTGGAGAAACTTGGCGGGCCGTTTCATTTCGAGTTGGCCGCAGACTCCATCGCAGTGAAGGTGTCTGAAGGCATCATGTACATGCAAGAGAACAGCATTACCATCTCTGCAAAG GTCTTTCAGGGCTGTGGGATCCCTCGGCCAACTCCAGCCAGAAACAAACGCTCACCCAGAGAGAGAGACGGCAAGAAAGCCTTCAGGACCTACAGCGCTGAGGAGAAACCCACCACCGCATCGGGAACAAACCTGGACCGACTG GTGGAGGAGCTACAGGAACGTCTCCGGCCCATGAGGGGATTCTGGGTAGCGCTGCCGCACACCATCTGTAATGATGAACGCAAGGCGGCCGACGTGACCAATGAGGATCGCTGCTGGAACGGACAGACGCGCGGCAG ATACCTGCCGTCTGTTACAGCCGATGGTTTGGTGAATCAGATTAACAATCCGGAGATGGAGGTGGACGTCGCCAGGCCAGACGTCAAAACGCGGCAGTTAATCATGGAGTTGCGAGTGGCTGTAAACAGACTGAGACACGCTCAGAACGGACGAGACGCCGATCTCATCGACA GTGACGTGGAGGGCGGCAGTGGCTCTGCAGTCGGAGCTGAAGCGGGCGAGCGGTTCAGTGATGACTGGCCGGCTTACGGCTCGTTCTCACCACCTCGCAACACTGTACCAGTCGACGAGCCACCTCGCCCCCGTGATGGGCCCCGCCCCAGGGACAGGCCCCGCCCCTGGGACACATCCAACAATAAAAGGAACAGGCTAAACGGGCGAACCCGATCAGATGCTGGAAGACTCTCCCCTGTTCTGCTGCCGTTTCTTTTCCTTACTGTCTGTTTTtcactctctctgtctcacaGCCTTTAA